In Plasmodium falciparum 3D7 genome assembly, chromosome: 13, the following are encoded in one genomic region:
- a CDS encoding ER lumen protein retaining receptor 1, putative has translation MKGVNDFFRKVNDAEKMKRYLSDHSSSIKIYCFFLLLVFIFYHLFSDGDFSFLLTLSSVISMFSFLMVFLKIEMNKSCAGVSLKMMECYVVLNTSRLISIVPFEGYLPYDKSGDWLYQLVEAVSLFINCCIVYLCRYKYKNTYDSTNDIFNNLFLIIPAFVIAIFVHPSLNSFLPADVAWSFALYLESVCVLPQLSMFQKEGKVAAFTTHFLASQAFSKVLSFLFWIVSHKELNSSDNIIKSYVGFWVVIMQIVQLVLMGDFIYHYIRCLSKGVSFDNLLNENV, from the exons atgaaggGGGTTAATGATTTTTTTAGAAAAGTGAACGATGcagaaaaaatgaagagaTACCTGTCAGACCATAGCTCAtcgataaaaatatattgtttctttttattattagtttttatattttatcatttattttcaGATGGAGATTTTTCGTTTTTATTAACTCTATCATCAGTAATTAGtatgttttcttttcttatggtctttttaaaaatagaaatgaaCAAGTCATGTGCAGGTGTTTCATTAAAAATGATGGAGTGTTATGTAGTTTTAAATACATCAAGATTAATATCCATCGTACCATTTGAAGGATATTTACCATACGATAAAAGTGGAGATTGGCTATATCAATTAGTTGAAGCAGTTTCGCTATTTATTAATTGTTGTATTGTATACTTGTGtagatataaatacaaaaataccTATGATAGTACCAATGATATTTTCAATAAcctatttttaattataccAGCTTTTGTTATTGCAATTTTTGTACATCCATCATTGAATTCATTTCTTCCAGctgat gtTGCTTGGTCATTTGCATTATATTTGGAGTCAGTTTGTGTATTACCACAATTATCCATGTTTCAAAaagaa ggAAAAGTTGCTGCATTTACTACTCACTTTTTGGCATCTCAGGCATTTtcaaaa gTTTTATCTTTCTTATTTTGGATAGTGTCACACAAAGAATTGAACTCCTCAGATAACatt attAAATCGTATGTTGGTTTTTGGGTTGTCATTATGCAAATCGTTCAACTTGTTTTAATGGGAGattttatttatcattatataagaTGTTTAAGTAAGGGTGTGTCTTTTGacaatttattaaatgaaaatgtatGA